TCGCCGGATGCAATCGGCAAGCAGAGATAGAATCCAGGTTTCTTCGAGAAACCTGGATTCTGACAAAAGTACCGAATTCTCCGGAGGCGCATTTCTTTGCGCGATTCAATCCTGGGTCGGTGTGACAATTATTCGTGAACAAAAAGACCCGTTCGGTTTGGCAAAACCGGACAGGTCTCTCTTTTCAACTTAACGCGGATGCACAGTACGCACACTTGGTCGCTTTGAGCGGAACCTTGGACAAGCAGTACGGACAGTCCTTGTCCGTCGGCGCTTTGGACGCTTCGGGTTTGGTAGTGACCGCGTTCGCCATTCGGACAATCAAAAAGATCACCAGCGCGATGATCAGAAAATCAATCACCGTTTGAATGAACGCGCCGTACTTGACTTCGGCTTTGCCAACCATGATCGCCAACCCGCTAAAGTCCACGCCGCCCAAGAGCAAACCGATGAGCGGCATCAAAATATCCCCGACCAACGACGCGACGATTTTGCCGAACGCGCCACCGATGATAACGCCGACCGCCAGATCAAGGACATTGCCGCGCATCACGAACTTTTTGAATTCCTCGAACATGCCGCCTCCTTGTAGAAATAGGATGGGAAATTACGTCGCACGATTTTTTCCAGCCAGGGCGCGCCCGCGAGCGCGACCAGCGCGCCGGCGGAATCAATCACCCAGTCCGTAAACAGCATATCGCGCCCCGGCACGAACGATTGATGCCACTCGTCGCTTGCCGCGTACACCGACGCGAGTGCGAACGCGAGCCACCCCGCGCGCGGGCGCGTCGCGCGGCGCAACAACGCCGCGAGAATCGCGAACTCGGTAAAATGCCCCAGCTTGCGCGACAGGTACGCCCAGCCGTCCCCGCCCGGCACGAACGGCGGCTGGGTCTGCGCCGACCAGACAAAGATCAAGATCATCCATGCCAGCGCAGGTCCCCAGGTCCGCCCAAAAGTCACAACGACTGAACGCGCAGAGGCACGCGTCACTTCATCTCGCCGCTGTAAATCTTCATCACCTTGTCGAGCAACGCGAGCGCGTCCGCTTTCTTGCGTTGGAACACGTTGCGTCCCATGATCGAACCAAAGCCGCCGCCGTCGCGAATCGCGCGCATTTCGTCGAGCAGTGCGTCGTCGTTCTCTTTCTTCGCGCCGCCGGAGAAAATCACTACGCGGCGACCATCGAACGCACTT
This region of Chloroflexota bacterium genomic DNA includes:
- the mscL gene encoding large conductance mechanosensitive channel protein MscL, which gives rise to MFEEFKKFVMRGNVLDLAVGVIIGGAFGKIVASLVGDILMPLIGLLLGGVDFSGLAIMVGKAEVKYGAFIQTVIDFLIIALVIFLIVRMANAVTTKPEASKAPTDKDCPYCLSKVPLKATKCAYCASALS
- a CDS encoding VanZ family protein; the encoded protein is MTRASARSVVVTFGRTWGPALAWMILIFVWSAQTQPPFVPGGDGWAYLSRKLGHFTEFAILAALLRRATRPRAGWLAFALASVYAASDEWHQSFVPGRDMLFTDWVIDSAGALVALAGAPWLEKIVRRNFPSYFYKEAACSRNSKSS